From Vicinamibacteria bacterium:
GAGGCCGGGCAGACCCGCCTTCTCCCCCGCCCGGGCCAGCAGGGTCACCGCCTCGGCCCGGGTGAGGGCGACGTTGGCGCGCAGCGTATTGTCGGGGAAGGGCGAGAGCACGCCCTCTTGCACCAAGACCGCGGTGGCCACCCGCTCGCCGTCGCCCGAAAAGTCGCGGCGGTCTTCCACCTGCAACAGATAGTCGGCATCCTGCGGGTTCAGGAGGCGCTCACCCCGCTCCTCCCAGCAGAGCGACCCCACCAGGAACTGGGCGAAGGTCCCCCGGCGCGCCAGGGACGCCCCCACCGGGCTCTCACAGCCCTTGCGCCGCAAGGCGATCAGCATGCGTCCGGTCCAGGCCTTGAGCTCGGCGTCCGTGGGGATGCCCTTGAGGGCGGGCACCGCGTACAGGCGGGGCTCGAGGACGCCGAGGGCGACGAGAAGGCCGGCGTCCCGGGAGAGCCCGGGCACGTCCCCGAAAGTGCGGGGGGAGGCGCTCGTCCGGACCGTGGCCCAGGCCGAGCGCTCGGGGGCGCAGGACACCCCCCGGAGGTAGGGAGCGGTCTCGCCCTCGAAGACGTTTTCCCCGTCCTCGGTATGCCCGCCGCAGGTGGAGGTGTAGAAGGCGTTGATGGGCTTGCCCCCGTACAGGGCCACGATCCCCCGGGTCGCTTCCACCGCCTGGTCGCTGAGCGGGTTCTCCGAGGACCGGCCGCGGTACACCTGGCAGGCTGCGCTGGCGCAGAGGTCGAAGCCCTTCAGCTTGTACTCGACCCGGTGCCCAAGGGCGTAGCTCCGCGCCGCCACCGCCTGGGCCTTCAGCGCCTCGAGCTGGGGGAAGGCCTGAGGGGACAGCTCGTTCGGGACCACGCCCCGCACGTAGTCTTCGAGGTTGACGATGTTGACGACGGTGAGAGTGCCCGCGTCGCCGGGCCGGACCTCGAAGAGACCTCGGTAGGGCAGGGCGTCGGCGGACAAGATCTCGGTCGCGACGGAGGGCACGACCGTGACCACCCCGAACTCCTCCCCCGTCTCCAGGAGGCGGATGCGCCCGCCACCGGGGCCCGCCTCCTCCACCACCCAGGCCCCGGGCAGGCCGCTCCGGCCGAGGCGGCCGGCCAGCCCCTGGGCCTCGTCGCGGCTCTGAAACTCCCCCACCCGGACTTGGTGGGTCTGGGTGGCGGCGTTCCAAGCGACCGTGGGGGCGATCCCCAGCGTCTCCTGCACGCGCTGCGCGATGGCCCGGGCCCCGCTCTCGCTGGCTAGGCTCACCACCTGCACGCGGAAGCGACGCGGGGGCGCCGCCGCGCGGGAGGCGGCCATGAAAGTGGCGCGGGGTAGATGGCTCTTTCGACCCCCCTCGCCTTGGTGGGCGGCGGTCCAGATCACAACCCCGGACTCCGCGCCGATGGAGACCCGCGACACCTCGGAGAGGATGCCCACCCGGATGACCGGCAGCGGCACGGAGGCGTCGGGGGGCAGGGCGGGGGGAACGGGTGGAGCGGGCGCTCCCCGGGGAGGGACCGTGCGGCAGCTGGCTGCCGTCATCCAAGCCGCGATGACGGCGCCGGCCAAGGCCGCGCCGCGAGTGCCCAGGGCGGCTCTACGACTCACGATCCGTGCGGCCCTTCGTTGTAGAAGAAGCTCACCTGTATCGTGACGCTCGCCGGTCCGTAGTCCGAGGGCAGAGCCAGGAAGCGGCTGCCTTGGAGGGCGTTCTGGGCGGCCCGATCCATGGCAGGGGTGCCCGAAGACTTGAGCATCCGTAATGCGGAGAGGCTACCGTCCCTCTCGACCGTGAACTCGAAGTCCACGTGACCCTTGAAGCCCATGAGCGCGGGCTGGGGCACGATCCAGTTCCGGTAGACCTCGTTCTTGAAGTGGTTGATCCAGAGCGTGAAGTCCGCCCCTTGGGGGTCGAAGAACAACCCGCCCAGGTTCTGCCCCCCCGTCCCCGTCGGGATCCCCAGGCGGGCCTCCCGGTCCAGTCGCCTTTCCACGTTCTCGATGGCGGAGTTGATGGACGGCCCCAGGGACCCCGGCCGGGCCTTCGATCCCTCGCTTCCACGGGTCAGCTCGCTGCCGAGCCCAGGGGGGACACGCAGGCCCTCTCGACCCGGGACTTGGGGAGAAGGAGCCCCGGCGTCGGCCGTTTTGGGGAGCGGGCTCGCGGGAGCGGAGGGCGCCGGGGTCTGCTGGGCATCCGGCCGACCCTTCGGGGCCTTGGTCAGGTCATCTTCGCGGCGGAGTATGAGCGGGCCCTTCGTTCGCACATCGGTCGGGGGGCCAATGCTGATCCGGTCCTTGGCCCGGGGGTCGGGAGGCTTGGCGGGGGCCGGGGTCGCCATGGGCCGAGGCTCCCGCCGCCGCATGGGAACCAGCCGCCGCAAGACCTCTTGGGGGGGCAGGAAGACGGCTTCCTTGCGCTCCAGCGTGGCCGGATCGGGGGGTTCGACTGTTCGGGCCGTTGGGACCCGGCTCACAAGCATCATTAGGATCGTCAGGTGAACGATCGCCGAGACTAGGAAGCCCTGCCGTTGGTTGAAAGGCCCCACTAGCTCCACCACCTCGCAAAACGACCCTTGATCATAGCATAGACCGTCGCCACGGCCGCAGCGTTGACCACAAGATATTGTGGCATTCCCGCCGCTGCCACGATTACTCGTGTAGTTTCAGCGACGTACGGCGTCGGTCTCGGCCATTCGAGCCAGGATCGAATGGGCCAGCGCCAGGGCCCGCCGACCGTCCCCACCCGTCACCACGGGCTGAGAGCGCCTCAAGACCGCCTCCAGGAAGGCCTCGTCTTGCCGCCGCAGCGGCTCCTCCTCGGGGGCACTCGTCCTTTCCGCGCTGATCTCGGGCCTCCCGTCCGCCCCCTGTGTCAGACGGCAGACCTGGGCCTCTCGGCCGGCAAAATCGACGGAAACGTAGGTCCGGGGTGAGAAAACCCGGAATTTCCGCACCTTGTCCATGGAGACACGGCTCGCGGTCAGGTTGGCGATCAGTCCGGAGGCGAAACGCAAGCGGGCGTTAGCAATGTCCACCTTCGGGGTCAGCACCGGGACCCCCACCGCGTCCACCTGGAGCGCCTCCGAACCGTCGAGGGCGAGGACGATATCGAGGTCGTGAATCATGAGGTCCAGCACCACGTCGATGTCGAGGCTGCGGGGGGAGAAGGAGGCGAGGCGATGGACCTCGATGAACCGTGGTTCCGCCACCGTGGCCAGGAGGACATCGGTGGCGGGGTTGAAGCGCTCGATGTGGCCGACCTGGAGCACTGCCTGGCGGTCCTCGGCGAGCCGGATGAGGTCGTCCGCCTCCGCCAGGGTGACCGTCATGGGCTTCTCCACCAGCACGTCCTTGCCGGCTTCGAGAAGAGCCCGGACCACGCCATGATGTTCCACGGTGGGCACGGCCACCGTGGCCGCGTCCACCTCCGGGAGCATCTCGTCCAGGCCGTCGAAGGCC
This genomic window contains:
- a CDS encoding TonB family protein, whose product is MSRVPTARTVEPPDPATLERKEAVFLPPQEVLRRLVPMRRREPRPMATPAPAKPPDPRAKDRISIGPPTDVRTKGPLILRREDDLTKAPKGRPDAQQTPAPSAPASPLPKTADAGAPSPQVPGREGLRVPPGLGSELTRGSEGSKARPGSLGPSINSAIENVERRLDREARLGIPTGTGGQNLGGLFFDPQGADFTLWINHFKNEVYRNWIVPQPALMGFKGHVDFEFTVERDGSLSALRMLKSSGTPAMDRAAQNALQGSRFLALPSDYGPASVTIQVSFFYNEGPHGS
- a CDS encoding SpoIID/LytB domain-containing protein; translation: MSRRAALGTRGAALAGAVIAAWMTAASCRTVPPRGAPAPPVPPALPPDASVPLPVIRVGILSEVSRVSIGAESGVVIWTAAHQGEGGRKSHLPRATFMAASRAAAPPRRFRVQVVSLASESGARAIAQRVQETLGIAPTVAWNAATQTHQVRVGEFQSRDEAQGLAGRLGRSGLPGAWVVEEAGPGGGRIRLLETGEEFGVVTVVPSVATEILSADALPYRGLFEVRPGDAGTLTVVNIVNLEDYVRGVVPNELSPQAFPQLEALKAQAVAARSYALGHRVEYKLKGFDLCASAACQVYRGRSSENPLSDQAVEATRGIVALYGGKPINAFYTSTCGGHTEDGENVFEGETAPYLRGVSCAPERSAWATVRTSASPRTFGDVPGLSRDAGLLVALGVLEPRLYAVPALKGIPTDAELKAWTGRMLIALRRKGCESPVGASLARRGTFAQFLVGSLCWEERGERLLNPQDADYLLQVEDRRDFSGDGERVATAVLVQEGVLSPFPDNTLRANVALTRAEAVTLLARAGEKAGLPGLVTAEFAGAAEGQITVMRAENAESYPLDAAARLYRNLDGVRAAASELSLAVGDRVSFVLQEGRVTYLEAEQNRKGVAADRSSGYYRWEVRATPVELGQALARYGDVGRVRDLVPKRLGVSGRVVELEIRGERGDLFLRGLRVRLGLGLRESLFVIDRETNAKGAVERFVFTGKGWGHGVGLCQVGAFGMAQAGATYEQILRHYYSGISLGKVG
- a CDS encoding Gfo/Idh/MocA family oxidoreductase, whose protein sequence is MTERVVRVGVVGVGALGKQHARVYHSLPGARLVGVYDADSPRSAEVARLYGCRAFDGLDEMLPEVDAATVAVPTVEHHGVVRALLEAGKDVLVEKPMTVTLAEADDLIRLAEDRQAVLQVGHIERFNPATDVLLATVAEPRFIEVHRLASFSPRSLDIDVVLDLMIHDLDIVLALDGSEALQVDAVGVPVLTPKVDIANARLRFASGLIANLTASRVSMDKVRKFRVFSPRTYVSVDFAGREAQVCRLTQGADGRPEISAERTSAPEEEPLRRQDEAFLEAVLRRSQPVVTGGDGRRALALAHSILARMAETDAVRR